A region of Peromyscus maniculatus bairdii isolate BWxNUB_F1_BW_parent chromosome 7, HU_Pman_BW_mat_3.1, whole genome shotgun sequence DNA encodes the following proteins:
- the Htr3a gene encoding 5-hydroxytryptamine receptor 3A, protein MLGKLAMLLCMPQVLLALVLSLLLAQAEASRRAATRAGNTTLPALLRLSDHLLANYKKGVRPVRDWRKPTTVSIDVIMYAILNVDEKNQVLTTYIWYRQFWTDEFLQWTPEDFDNITKLSIPTDSIWVPDILINEFVDVGKSPSIPYVYVHHQGEVQNYKPLQVVTACSLDIYNFPFDVQNCSLTFTSWLHTIQDINISLWRSPEEVRSDKSIFMNQGEWELLGVLPQFQEFSMETSNSYAEMKFYVVIRRRPLFYAISLLLPSIFLMVVDIVGFCLPPDSGERVSFKITLLLGYSVFLIIVSDTLPATAIGTPLIGVYFVVCMALLVISLAETIFIVRLVHKQDLQRPVPAWLRHLVLEKIAWLLCLGEQQPMGHRHPATFQANKTEDCSAMGNHFSHVGGPQDLEKTLRGRGSPPPPPREASLAVRGLLQELSSIRHFLEKRDEMREVARDWLRVGYVLDRLLFRIYLLAVLAYSITLVTLWSIWHYS, encoded by the exons ATGCTTGGGAAGCTTGCCATGTTGCTCTGCATGCCGCAGGTGCTGTTGGCCCTGGTCCTTTCCCTGCTTCTGGCCCAGGCCGAAG CCAGTCGGAGGGCGGCCACCCGGGCCGGCAACACCACCCTGCCCGCTCTGCTCAGGCTGTCTGATCACCTCCTGGCCAACTACAAGAAGGGGGTGCGGCCCGTGCGGGACTGGAGGAAGCCTACTACCGTGTCCATCGATGTCATCATGTATGCCATCCTCAACGTG GATGAGAAGAACCAGGTGCTGACCACCTACATCTGGTACCGACAG TTCTGGACTGATGAATTTCTGCAGTGGACTCCCGAGGACTTCGACAATATCACCAAATTGTCCATCCCCACAGACAGCATCTGGGTCCCTGACATTCTCATCAATGAGTT TGTGGACGTGGGGAAGTCTCCGAGCATCCCTTATGTGTACGTGCATCATCAAGGTGAAGTCCAAAACTACAAGCCCCTCCAGGTGGTGACCGCCTGTAGCCTGGACATCTATAACTTCCCCTTTGATGTGCAGAACTGCTCTCTGACCTTCACCAGCTGGCTGCACACCA TCCAGGACATCAACATTTCCCTGTGGCGATCACCAGAAGAAGTGAGGTCAGACAAGAGCATCTTCATGAATCAGGGCGAGTGGGAGTTGCTGGGGGTGCTGCCCCAGTTTCAGGAGTTCAGTATGGAAACCAGCAACAGCTACGCCGAAATGAAGTTCTAT GTGGTCATCCGCCGGCGGCCTTTGTTCTACGCAATCAGTCTCTTGCTGCCCAGTATCTTCCTCATGGTTGTAGACATTGTGGGCTTTTGCCTACCCCCAGACAGTGGCGAGAGAGTCTCCTTCAAGATCACACTCCTCCTGGGATACTCAGTCTTTCTCATCATTGTGTCGGACACTCTGCCGGCAACAGCCATCGGCACTCCCCTCATTG gtgtCTACTTTGTGGTGTGCATGGCTCTGCTGGTGATAAGCCTTGCTGAGACCATCTTCATTGTGCGGCTGGTGCACAAGCAGGACCTACAGCGCCCAGTACCAGCCTGGCTAAGGCACCTGGTCCTAGAGAAAATAGCCTGGCTGCTCTGTCTAGGGGAGCAGCAGCCCATGGGCCATAGGCACCCAGCCACCTTCCAAGCCAACAAGACGGAGGACTGCTCAG CCATGGGAAACCACTTCAGCCATGTTGGGGGACCCCAGGACTTGGAGAAGACCCTGAGGGGCAGAGGTAGCCCTCCTCCACCACCTAGAGAGGCCTCGCTGGCTGTGCGTGGGCTCTTGCAAGAGCTATCCTCCATCCGCCACTTCCTGGAGAAGCGGGATGAGATGCGGGAGGTGGCTCGGGACTGGCTGAGAGTGGGGTACGTGCTGGACAGGCTGCTCTTCCGAATCTACCTTTTGGCTGTGCTGGCCTACAGCATCACCCTGGTCACACTCTGGTCCATTTGGCATTATTCTTGA